The following nucleotide sequence is from Emys orbicularis isolate rEmyOrb1 chromosome 21, rEmyOrb1.hap1, whole genome shotgun sequence.
gcatggggcctttcccctctggggacagtgtgtgtgtccaGGGATACCTTTGGGGCAGGCTGAGACCCCCGAAATGTGGGGACTGACCTGGGAGGGGTGAATTGCAGCACGAGGGGTGGCCAGGAGCCAGGAcagctgggttctctccctagctctgggaggggagtagggtccagtggttagagctgggggggggggcgggctgggagccaggactcctgggttccaccccCATTTCCCACCTCCCGTGGCAGACGTGGTCTACGTGGGGGTCATACACCCCGAGCACCTGCCCGTGGGGCGGCTTTTCCTGGGGGCCGGGAAGCCCgtgctgctggagaagccccTGGGGATGAACGCGGCGGAGGTGAGGGAGCTGGCGCAGCTGGCCCGGAGCCACGGGGTCTTCCTGATGGAGGTGAGTGACCCCCCTAGagcccctctgcagcccagcgccccccagcaccaccctggGGCATCGGGGCCAGGCCTGAGCACCAGAGAGAGCGCCCCCTGTTGTGCCCCCCGtgtccccctgcagcccagcacccaccGCTGCgccccccgcagcccagcgccccctactgagccccctgctgggtccccacccccctgcagcccagcacccccagccgagccccccacagcccagcgccccctagggGGCAACACCGAGGGCGCACAGAGACATGGGCTGAACCCTCCGCAGACGGGACGTCCCTTAGTCCTTCACCCACGTCCCCCCAGCTCGGCGATGGCTGAGCGCTGGGAAAGGCGCGGGGATCCCCCGGCCAGGGGCGCGCCCGGCATGGCATGCTGGTGAATAGCCCGGGTGGGGGGCGGGAGCTGGGAAGGCACCGCGTGACGATCCCGGGGGAACTGCTGGGGGACAGGCCCCGACAGGCTGCAGCCGGCCCCACCCGTGAGGCGGCTCCGAGGGGACCCAACCCCAGGTCACGGGTGCTGAGGGAGCGGTAGATCCACCCCTGATCCGGCTCTGGCACAGCGCCCCCCACATTGCcgtggggccagcactgacggGCAGgggccagcgccccctgctgggacccctgcccccccctactgggaccccccttgctccctgcagcccagcgccccctgctgggacccccactcctgcagccctgtgccccctagcgcccagccctgattctgcccctgccccccaggccttCTGGACCCGCTTCTTCCCCATCTCAGAGCAGATCCGGCGGCTGCTCGCCCAGGGGGCGCTGGGCGAGGTGACGCTGATCTCGGCGACCGTGGGGCACCCCATGGAGAACATCCCCCGGCTGGTGGAGAAGAAGTTGGGGGGCGGTGCCATTCTGGACATCGGCTGCTACTGCGTCCAGTTCGCCAGCATGGTCTTCGGCGGGGAGCGGCCGGAGTCCATCCTCGCCTCGGGTTTCCTCCAGCCCTCCGGTACCGGggtggagtgaggggcaccggcgggacGGGGGGCAGGACTCAGGGGcactggcagtgtgtgtgtggggggtgcgggtcaggagtgaggggcaccggcagggcggaGGGCAGGACTCAGGGGCactggcagtgtgtgtggggggtgcgggtcaggagtgaggggcaccggcagggcggaGGGCAGGACTCAGGGGCactggcagtgtgtgtgggggggtgcgggtcgggagtgaggggcaccggcggggcaGGACTGAGGTGCTGCTGTTTCCATTTCCCAGGTGTGGACGAAACCACCTCGGTGATCCTGAACTACGCGGGCAAGCGCCAGGCCGTGCTGTCCTGCACCATGCGCATCGAGCTCCCCAACCAGGCCCGGATCTGCGGCACCAAGGGCTCCATCGaggtggaggaggggggcaggagggcacagagggggcagcccaaggggaAGAAAAGACCAGAAAAACTGGCcaggaaccaggactcctgggttctctgcctagctctgggaggggagtggggtctagtggttagagcaagggggctgggagccaggactcctgggttctcccctgCCTCTGGGAACAATGTGGGGGCAGCTGGGTCAGATCCTATCAGGGGGGCCCATTATTAACCCTTTCTTGCCTGCACCCTCCTAGGTTCCCACCCCCTGGTACGCCCCTACCACCCTGATCGTGAACAACCAGCGCCACGagtgccccctgccgccccccgcTCAGCCCCTCAACTTCTCCAACGGCACCGGCATGCGCTACGAGGCCCAGCACGTGCGCCAGTGCCTGCTGCAAGGTAAGGGCCGGGAGCCAGGCCTCCGGGGTTCTCTCCttggcgctgggaggggagtgggggctagtggttagagcagagagcccaagctccagggTCTCTCCACACATCTAGCAGTAGCAGCCAGCAGCTTGCTCAAGCCTGGCTGGGGCactgcctgggggaagctcacagccccgGCTCAGGTCTCTCTCCCCGCAGGCCTGAAGGAGAGCCCCATCATGAGCCTGGCCGAGAGCGAGCTGGTGGCCTCCATTGTGGACGAGGTGCGACGGCAGCTTGGGGTGACCTTCACCGCGGACCGGCAGAGCTGAGCGGACGGCTGCCAGGGGACCCGCCCCGGCATCAATGCAGAGACTGCAATAAACAGGaccctgccctgctgctgtgtgATTCCTTGCGGGACAGATCTGGGGGGTGGGCGGgcgcaggacgcctgggttcttccCCAGAGAACACACCCTTAgagccctccccccagcaccatccAAGCAACCCCCCCACCAATTGGGGGGagcccccaactgagatcagggcaccCTATTTTGGGCAAACACCCCCCGCCCACTGCCTTCAGAGCAAGgtacagccccctgccccttgtGGGTGGAGCTACTCTCAGAGGAAAGGGGGGGGACACCCTCTAATTTCAAGCTGTTGCCATACATGCACCCCACCAGCAGGGGGCGATGctcgctcccccccccaacacagcctCCTTCTTAAGTCAATTCTTAGAAGCCTGCGGCTGAGTCTTGGGGGCATGAGGGTCCCTCAGGGACTCCCCCTCTCCGTATCCGGGGCACCACCTAAATCCCAATGTCCCCAGGctcggggcagagcagaggcactaccacaaggggggggggggggggagaggggaagaaaccTGCCTCTAACCCCCAGCCTACCTCTAGGGTCACAGAATCCAGGCCGGCCTCAGGGGCTGGGGGCCGCAGTGATTGAAAGGGGGCGGCATGGTGGAGAACCGGCCGCTCCCGAGCCTTCCCTCCGGCCGAAGGGCTAACAGACTTGGCGAGTCGGAGCAGAGGGGTCGTGGGAGCTCTGGGCCTGGCCCGGGGGCGACGCTGCgggatccccacccccccaagccaGCGTTCGCCACTCAAGGGGGTGGATAAATCAGAGGGGCCAGGGAAGAGCTCCAAGGACAATTCGAGTATCAGAAAAGCTGCCCGAGCGCAAGGCGCACCAGCTGTGTAGCTGAGCCCAGAGATGGGGATTGGGGGGGAACAACTTGATCCCCGGCTCTTGGCGGTTTGATAACAGGGTTCCTGCagtgctcccccccccgcccccctagaCTAGGCCTGAGATTTCCACAGGGGGGCCGGCCCTGCATTTGAAATCTTTTAGGGATCCACCCATGAAAAAAGGGCCAAAACCCCTAGCTACCAAATCCACTAAGCAAGGCGAGAGAAATTCCCAGTGGAAGCAAAGAcccggggggggagaggaagagggaaaattaacccttggagctgctcccccaggGGTGGGATGGATTCTCCGTCCCAGGCCTGAAGCCAGGGCAGccccaggaggtcagacgaggGGCCgagactccccttcccccctgaggATTTAGGAAGAGAAGCGGCCCAGAGCCACTGGATTAGCAGCCGCGTCCTTAGCACGCTGCTGGCGAGAGGGGGGGAACCACAGGCCCCCGAGGGTTcggctggggtttgggggtgccggggagccccgcaaaGAGCTCAACGCGTTTCTCCTCAGGGGGAAGCGGCCAGCGCAGTGAAGGCCCCACAGGGGAGAGGGCCTTGAAGACGCCCGCGAAGCGTTCTAAAACCCCCAGTGACCCGGGCTGCTGCGGGATGGGGTGGGCGACGGGAATTCGGGCAGCCCTCGGCGAAATGCCCCCGAGACGTGGCCCCCACGCAAAACAGAGCAACTGACAGAAAAGTGGAGAGGGGAGCCGGGTAACGATAGAAGGGGAGAAAACACTGGCACCGAAAGGGCCAGCAattggaagccagagccaggccggATTTCTAACAGTGCCAGGGAGCCACTGTCGGCTCCGACGCCCGCGCGGCGGATTTTCCGGCTCTCGTCCCGGCCCAGGGCCATTCTGGGAGGGGCACGAAGCCGCGGGTCAGTTCTCTGCCGTGTGCTACACGGGACAGGAGCTGAGGGGATTTCATCGGCCCGGCCAAGCCCCGGAGCGTCCCGGAGGCCCAGGCCAGGCAGCGGAGCTAGGCCCTGTGAGAGACGCACAGAGGGGCTGGGTGGAAGTGGAGGGGCTGGTTTTATTGAGGTTCAAGGCTCAGACCAAGATCCCATACTGCTTCAGCACGTCGGTGTACCTGGCGATCTTGCCTTCCACGTTCTTCTCCGCCTGCTTCTGTAGTTTCTGGAAGAGACGCCCCGGGAGGAGGAATCAAACCAAGATTCGGGGGAGCCCCCAGGAAATGAGCCCATCCCCCTGCGGGGGGGGATACGGGGACCCGGCCCTGGAATGCagcacctctggggtggggcattgggGCTGGCTACAtggggacccccctcccccagtgcttaGATGCAGCTCCTCTCAAAGGGGGACTGTGAGGCCCGATGACCCCCAGGGACACTCACCATCAGCTTCTTCTTCTTGTTGTAATGCAGCTTGGCCTTCTCCTTGCGTTTCTCCTCCAGGGTCGAGGTGATGGCTTGGTACTTCCAGCCAACCTCATGGGCCAGGCGCCCCAGGAAGGCGaactgcagggggcagggaagagacgggttaggagagaacccaggagtcctgactcccagcccccttcctgcaGGATCCCAACTAAGCCAGGTCGTGCAGTGCCCCCAGGTGGTCTCAGATGGTAGTGCATGTAGGATGTTGTCTCATGGTCGTGAGACTCGAAGAGAAGTGAGTTAGCATCATCACCGACCGCCTGAGGTGccagctcccagcacagggtAGGGCACAGGCGCTGGCTAGGCATGGCCAGGGCATCACTAGACAGATGACACCTGCATGAACAAGGCTGTTCCATGACTGGCCACTAGCTGCCACGTGATATCAAAGACCAAGGAATCATGTGGCAAGTAGTCCCATAGGTTAACACCACAGCCATTACCTCTGATGAATGGCTGGTCTCCAATATCATGTGGCCGCCAGTTCCCCAAGTTAATACCACTGGCAAATGAATTTACTGCCTCGGCGTTTGCTCTGGTATCATGTGGCAAGTAGTCCCATGGGTTAATGACTCCTcctgagttttgcctttgacaagTCCTTTGTTCTGACGGGCTGTGGAACTACCTGCCTCATGACGGTGCTGTCTTCGATCAAGTTTCAACCTCCCGCCCCTACTCCCGTGTGGAaagggggctctgggagggacgtACCTTGCGCGTCGGCTTCAGGCGTACGACTTTCAGAGCAGCGGGTACCACCATCCGTTTCCTCtgcgtgggggggagaggagagggttaCAGGTACGAAGGAGACggggtggagggcagaggagCGGGTCTGGGGTGTCTCAGGGTCAAAATTTTTCTCATCCAGCATCAAACAATGTAGGTAGATGGAACATCATGGACACGGGGCCCCATCATCCCCCCTGCGGCCCCCAGGGGGCACCGTTACCTTGTCGTACGGGGGCGGAATCCCATCAAAGACCTTCAGTCGCTCCAGGGCGGCCTGGCCTCGCTTGGTCTTGTGGGGCAGCATCCCTGCAAGGAGAGGAGACCAGCTgctgggagcggggctgcggccaTGACACACTGCGCTGTGGGTCTCTGCCCCCCAGACTCCATAGGGGCGTGGCTGGGACACACGGCACTGTGGGTATTCTCTGCCCCCCAAGGCCCATAGCGGATGGATGGATCATGGTGTGGCCCAGGTGCCTTGTGCTGTgggtctctgccccccaggctccATAGGGGCGGGGCTAGGACACACTGCGCTGTGGGTCTCAGCCCCCCAGGCTCCATGAGGCATGGCGGGGACACACTGCGCTGTGGGTATTCTCTGCCCCACAGGGCCCATAGGGGATGGATCATGGGTGTGCCTGGGCCCCTGCGCTGtggttgttccccccccccccgtactgtTCCCTTGAAGCCCAGCCTAAGCGGGGGGGTCGTTACCTCGGACCGTGCGCCAGAAGATGCGGCTGGGGGCGCGGAAGTGGTAGGGCCCACGGGACGGGTTGGTGTTCATGCGTTTGCGGAGGAAGGCCAGGTACTTCACTGGAACGAGAGCGGGGCGGGGTCAGCCATTCTCCCAGACACCTGGGtcccaggcccagctctgccaccgagTTCACGGGAAGACGCCCCCTCCctgggcctcggtttcccctcccaccctcagctcatgAGCCAGTCAGGACAGGGCCTGTCTCTGCAGCGCTCGGTACCATAGGGAGATCCCGCACCccaagtgctggggggggggggagatctgtaCAGCTCCCGACACTACCATAATACTGTGGGGCACTGCCCCGTTCCCGGGGACAGCTCTCTGCCTGCAACAGACAACgtggaggaggagctggtggtAGGCAGCCCAATACCCAAGCTGCAAGGAAAAGGTGGGTCAGaaaaggacccaggagtcctggctcccagctccccctgctttaacccccccacgctgggagagaacccaggcatcctggctcccggccccggcgGAGGCACTCACGTTTGTTGCGGTAGAAGTTCCCGGAGATGTTGATGCCCTCGcatctcaccaccaccaccttgcgCCCTGGGAGGAAGCCAAAGCGGGACGTTAACGAGGCCCCACggccagcagggagcccaggctcAGCGACTCGGGGGGTCCCTGGCCACGCAGGCGCAGTGCTGCCGAGCTCCGGACGCGCTGCCGGGGGTCAGCGGCTGAGCTGGGGTCTTGCCACGCAAGCAATGAGCCCACCGCCATGGACTCAGGCCGGGGGTAGGAGAGGCAGAGGAGACTGGAGCGTTTAATAGCAGGGTCAGGAGACCCGCCCTTAGCAAACGGCATGGAtctagagaacccaggagtcctggctcccaaccccctgctctatcctgctagaccccgctcccctcccagagccagggagagaacccaggagtcctgcctcccccagctataccccgctcccctcccaaagccggggagagaacccaggcatcctggccctcggggagagaacccaggagtcctgcctcccccagctataccccgctcccctcccaaagccggggagagaacccaggcgtcctggccctCGGGGAGCAGTCTCAGATGGTAGTGCATGGATGGGGTGTTCTCACGGTCGTGAGACTCGAGCACCGAGAGCATCATCACAGACCCCCTCCACCGGAGCAGGAcccaggcggggggaggggttacCAGGCTTGGGGGGCGCCCCCCCAGCAACACTCACCCAACAGGACCTGCTTGGCCACCATGGCCGCCAGGCGCCCCAAAAGGTGGCCGCGTCCATCAATTACCAgaacctggggggaagggggagaggggtgagtggggaggaAGGTCATTGGTTGGGGAGTCCCAGCTCCTGCCTCATAGGGTGACCGGGGGGTGCTCGTGCTGGGGAAGCACCGGccagctctggggtccccccaCTTGGGGGGGctggcacccagccccccagTGCCACTAGGATCCCACTGGGGGGCTCCATATACCACTACAGGGGTCTCGCTTCCCACACAGAGGAGGTTCCACTTaagctccccctcccttctttctGCCCAACCTGATGATCTCGTCCCGGCCCCAtggcccctcccccaatcccctcAGCACCCCACGTTTCAGCCCCCAGCCCAATCTTCTCTCCGCCCCATggccctcccccccagagctcccctgcccctcctcccaccccatacacccccctgccccatgggCCAACCCCCCAgagttccccttcccctcctcccaccccatacacccccctgccccatggcccaaccccccagctccccttcccctcctcccaccccatacacccccctgtCCCATGGCCCAACCCCCagagctccccttcccccccatacacccccctgtGCCATGGCCCTCCCCCCCCgagttccccttcccctcctcccaccccatacACCTCTCTGACCCaggcccccagctcccctcctcccaccccatacACCTCTCTGACCCAACCCCCCagagctccccttccccccatacacccccctgcCCTAtggcccaacccccagctcccctcctcccaccccatgcaccccccatggccctacaccctgccccagggcccCCCATGCACCCTCCTGCCCCAAGGCCCTCCCCCCTTTGgggctccctttgccccccccccacgtgcCCCGCCCCGGGGGGGGGCCCAGAGgcccgggcgggggaggggttcGGGCCCCGCGCGCACCTTGAGCTCCGCCATGCTCGCCGGCCGCACGGGAAAGAGGCTCCGCCTCGCGCACGCCGCGGGGTCTCCCCTTCCGGCGGCCAGGGGCGGAAGTGAGTGCGGGTCGGGCAGGAAGTGAAGGCGGTTCCGGGGCCGCCATTAAGGGCGGCGCGACGCCGGAAGTGACGCAGTCGGGGAGGGACGGAAGGGCGGAAGTGACGCAGGAGGAGGGCGCAACAGGGGGAATCACAGGGAGATCCAGATCGGAAGTGACCGCGGTAGCCGCCCAGAAGGCCGCCATGTTGGGCAACCAAACCGGAAGTGGTGCCAACCCCCCAAAGGGGCGTGGTCAAATCAAGCCCCGCCCACTTCGTGTACATTCTGTTATGTAAATGACGGGGAACCCCCCACATGATCCCATAGAGAAGGGGTCACAGGAAATGGGACCCCaaaatgcccctccccccatggggtgaagatgcccctcccccactcaagGGGCTCCTcagtcccgactgcccccccccccactaacccagcgaccccccccctgcccctcccccccaccacagggactccccctgccccctcccccctaatCCTCCCCCAACACCCCACACGCCGGCCCCAGCGACCTCTTctgccccccccatcctccccctcccccgatccCCCCTGCCCCAACACCCCCACGCCAGCCCCTCGGCCgcattgccccctccccccggccctgcagcccccagagcTGGGCGCAGCGTCGCCCCCGGGCCGGATCCAGAGGCcaaatcccctccctgctcccaggcGGGGAACCCCCGTCAGCCCGTCGGCCCCAGCGCTGCCCAGGGAGCTCAGGTGCGGCTGGGTCCCCACCACGACCCCAAATCTCTCCCGGAGTCCCGGCTGCCCCGGAGGGCGACCCCCAGCCTGTGCGTGCGGCCGGCTGGCGTTCTCCGCTCCCGGACGGACACGCTGACATGTCGCCGTAGGAAAATGCCCCCAGCGACCCCCGTGGCTCCGTGTCCCTGCCCCGGGCTCGGCGTCCTTCCCCGCCGCCCCCAGGCCGTGCGTCCGCGGGAAACATGGACAGGGACCATGTCCTGGTTTCTTTCAGCTCCTCGATAAAGCTGGGAACTAGCGcaggtgtaaggggactgttgtccccttcCTAACactcagtgtggggggggggggggtgttttggttgctaGCTCCCAGCACCAAAAGGAAGGGGACGGgtggatgggaaatcaggaccctgagactgacagtccccaggaagaGGAcgggctaatcagggagtcaggaggccgggggggtcacgtcctccgtgtgagctggaattgcctgggtcagaccgagtggggccgagctaaggagaaagcaggggccagagctgggctggggagtggaGCTGGGCCAGCGCCAGAGggaccagagaagcagcccagggggctggaggcagtgtggagctggagctggagcagtccggagccgggtgcggtgagcagctggggagagcgagggggaccctgggcagtggttATTTTTTTTGGCGGTATGAAGctact
It contains:
- the LOC135893237 gene encoding trans-1,2-dihydrobenzene-1,2-diol dehydrogenase-like — protein: MATRWGICSAGRISHDFLVALKTLPATEHQAVAIAARDLSRAQEYAQKHGIPRAYGSYEELARDPDVDVVYVGVIHPEHLPVGRLFLGAGKPVLLEKPLGMNAAEVRELAQLARSHGVFLMEAFWTRFFPISEQIRRLLAQGALGEVTLISATVGHPMENIPRLVEKKLGGGAILDIGCYCVQFASMVFGGERPESILASGFLQPSGVDETTSVILNYAGKRQAVLSCTMRIELPNQARICGTKGSIEVPTPWYAPTTLIVNNQRHECPLPPPAQPLNFSNGTGMRYEAQHVRQCLLQGLKESPIMSLAESELVASIVDEVRRQLGVTFTADRQS
- the RPL13A gene encoding large ribosomal subunit protein uL13 — encoded protein: MAELKVLVIDGRGHLLGRLAAMVAKQVLLGRKVVVVRCEGINISGNFYRNKLKYLAFLRKRMNTNPSRGPYHFRAPSRIFWRTVRGMLPHKTKRGQAALERLKVFDGIPPPYDKRKRMVVPAALKVVRLKPTRKFAFLGRLAHEVGWKYQAITSTLEEKRKEKAKLHYNKKKKLMKLQKQAEKNVEGKIARYTDVLKQYGILV